Proteins from a single region of Nocardioides anomalus:
- a CDS encoding VanZ family protein — MGDQATNALVAVVLGTLLAVLLLIPTAAVQYRLDGRLGPLDLAVLVSAAVYALAIWTYTLLPMPADGTFACKGSQWDVFGSLGLIHVPDRGGPLALLREPAFLQIVLNVLLFVPLGFFIRVIAHRGVVVATLVGFTVSLLVELTQRTGVWHLYSCAYRLFDVDDLIVNTLGAALGSLVSALVVRRRRPDVVLPTTISSGRRLVGMVCDVLFIAIAGAVAALAYRAWALYLVDDRVDQTVQAALQWGVPFVVEAVLVLGAGRTVGEWVVSLHTVPRRRALLLPGRLVKLALGVGPLFVLAPLWNQVVGPVALALLAAYVVVTLVFAWRTRGHRGLSHTLGHLDLRIGDDADEDPVERRGVRAGA; from the coding sequence GTGGGCGACCAGGCGACCAACGCGCTCGTCGCGGTCGTCCTCGGCACGCTGCTGGCGGTGCTGCTGCTCATCCCGACCGCAGCCGTGCAGTACCGCCTCGACGGCCGGCTCGGGCCGCTCGACCTGGCCGTCCTGGTCAGCGCGGCGGTCTACGCGCTGGCCATCTGGACCTACACCCTGCTGCCGATGCCGGCCGACGGCACCTTCGCCTGCAAGGGCAGCCAGTGGGACGTGTTCGGCTCCCTCGGGCTGATCCACGTCCCCGACCGCGGCGGGCCGCTCGCGCTGCTGCGCGAGCCGGCGTTCCTGCAGATCGTGCTCAACGTGCTGCTGTTCGTGCCGCTCGGCTTCTTCATCCGGGTCATCGCGCACCGCGGCGTCGTGGTCGCCACCCTGGTGGGCTTCACGGTCTCGCTGCTCGTCGAGCTGACCCAGCGCACCGGCGTGTGGCACCTCTACTCCTGCGCCTACCGGCTCTTCGACGTCGACGACCTCATCGTCAACACCCTCGGTGCCGCCCTGGGCTCGCTGGTGTCGGCGCTGGTCGTGCGTCGACGCCGGCCCGACGTCGTCCTGCCCACCACGATCTCCTCCGGTCGCCGACTGGTGGGGATGGTCTGCGACGTCCTCTTCATCGCCATCGCCGGGGCGGTGGCCGCGCTGGCCTACCGCGCGTGGGCGCTCTACCTCGTCGACGACCGCGTGGACCAGACCGTGCAGGCCGCGCTGCAGTGGGGCGTGCCGTTCGTGGTCGAGGCCGTCCTGGTCCTCGGCGCCGGCCGGACCGTCGGGGAGTGGGTGGTCTCGTTGCACACCGTCCCCCGCCGGCGCGCCCTGCTGCTGCCGGGCCGGCTGGTCAAGCTCGCGCTCGGCGTCGGGCCGCTCTTCGTGCTCGCCCCGCTGTGGAACCAGGTCGTCGGGCCGGTCGCGCTGGCCCTCCTGGCGGCGTACGTCGTGGTGACGCTGGTCTTCGCCTGGCGCACCCGCGGCCACCGCGGGCTCAGCCACACCCTGGGCCACCTGGACCTGCGCATCGGCGACGACGCGGACGAGGACCCGGTCGAGCGGCGCGGGGTCAGAGCAGGCGCTTGA
- a CDS encoding amidohydrolase family protein, with protein sequence MADQGARPPVLLRGATVLTMDDAKTVLTDADVLTQDDRIAAVGPGLEAPPGAVEVDASRGIVMPGMVDTHRHMWQTAMRAYGADWTLTQYFVWYYLENGKHFRPEDIHAGNLLAAAEAIDAGVTTCVDWSHGLQTVDHADAAVDALQAVPGRFVLAYGNIQAPPSEWSAAPEFRDFVDRRITGDDMLGFQMAFDVPGDPAFPERGAFEVARELGVTVTTHAGVWGATNDDGIRLMHEHGFMTPGTVYVHAATLTEDSYHRIAATGGSISVSTESEQSAGQGYPPTWAIRKHGIPVSLSMDTSVWWSGDLFSAMRATLGADRSREHMEAHRGGDTVTHSALRASQVVEWATRGGAAALGRDADLGSIEVGKKADLVLLKDDRSPVSFPVLNPYGHVAFQAQRDQVHTVLVDGRVVKRDGELQGVDLAAIRTQVENTIDHLRSVMGEEAWQAGMNPDVPETALLDNPYQYTDYRSDAPRGPVEAG encoded by the coding sequence ATGGCTGACCAGGGCGCGCGACCGCCGGTGCTGCTGCGCGGCGCGACGGTGCTGACCATGGACGACGCGAAGACGGTGCTGACCGACGCCGACGTCCTCACCCAGGACGACCGGATCGCCGCCGTCGGCCCCGGCCTCGAGGCGCCTCCCGGTGCGGTCGAGGTCGACGCCAGCCGCGGCATCGTGATGCCGGGCATGGTCGACACCCACCGCCACATGTGGCAGACCGCGATGCGCGCCTACGGCGCCGACTGGACGCTCACGCAGTACTTCGTCTGGTACTACCTCGAGAACGGCAAGCACTTCCGACCCGAGGACATCCACGCCGGCAACCTGCTCGCCGCCGCCGAGGCGATCGACGCCGGCGTCACCACGTGCGTGGACTGGTCGCACGGCCTGCAGACCGTGGACCACGCCGACGCGGCCGTGGACGCTCTGCAGGCGGTGCCGGGCCGCTTCGTGCTGGCCTACGGCAACATCCAGGCGCCCCCGTCGGAGTGGTCGGCGGCCCCGGAGTTCCGCGACTTCGTCGACCGCCGGATCACCGGCGACGACATGCTCGGCTTCCAGATGGCCTTCGACGTCCCCGGAGACCCGGCGTTCCCCGAGCGCGGTGCCTTCGAGGTGGCCCGCGAGCTGGGCGTCACCGTGACCACCCACGCAGGCGTGTGGGGCGCGACCAACGACGACGGCATCCGGCTCATGCACGAGCACGGCTTCATGACGCCGGGGACCGTCTACGTCCACGCGGCCACGCTGACCGAGGACTCCTACCACCGCATCGCCGCGACCGGCGGCTCGATCTCGGTCTCCACCGAGAGCGAGCAGAGCGCGGGTCAGGGCTACCCGCCCACCTGGGCCATCCGCAAGCACGGCATCCCGGTCTCGCTGTCCATGGACACCAGTGTGTGGTGGAGCGGCGACCTGTTCAGCGCGATGCGGGCCACGCTGGGGGCGGACCGCTCGCGCGAGCACATGGAGGCGCACCGCGGCGGCGACACCGTCACCCACAGCGCGCTGCGGGCCAGCCAGGTCGTCGAGTGGGCCACGCGCGGTGGCGCCGCCGCCCTCGGCCGTGACGCCGACCTCGGCAGCATCGAGGTCGGCAAGAAGGCCGACCTGGTCCTGCTCAAGGACGACCGGTCGCCGGTGTCGTTCCCCGTCCTCAACCCCTACGGCCACGTGGCCTTCCAGGCCCAGCGCGACCAGGTGCACACCGTCCTGGTCGACGGCCGGGTGGTCAAGCGCGACGGCGAGCTGCAGGGCGTCGACCTCGCGGCCATCCGCACCCAGGTCGAGAACACGATCGACCACCTGCGCTCGGTGATGGGCGAGGAGGCGTGGCAGGCCGGCATGAACCCCGACGTGCCGGAGACCGCGCTCCTCGACAACCCCTACCAGTACACCGACTACCGCAGCGACGCCCCGCGCGGCCCGGTGGAGGCCGGCTGA
- a CDS encoding IclR family transcriptional regulator domain-containing protein, producing the protein MPRTGTGPDFIEALARGLEVITAFRPGRDALTLAEVSAATGLARPTVRRILLTLAELGYVRTDGGRYALTPRVLDLGTAYVGSQGLWEVARPHLVALSERTGESCSMAQLDGSDIVYVARAAVPKIVGLSVQIGTRFPALQTSLGKVLLAELPRAELDAVLAEPTRSGLTTLWHPTEAERDAELREVHARGWALTDQQLALGIRSVAAPVRDGERVVAAVNVNTHAAETSLEVLVEQHLPLLLRTAGDIGADLARLRSLPQVVS; encoded by the coding sequence ATGCCCCGCACCGGCACCGGCCCCGACTTCATCGAGGCCCTCGCCCGCGGCCTCGAGGTGATCACCGCCTTCCGGCCGGGTCGGGACGCGCTGACGCTGGCCGAGGTGTCCGCCGCGACCGGGCTGGCGCGACCGACCGTGCGGCGGATCCTGCTGACCCTGGCCGAGCTCGGCTACGTGCGCACCGACGGCGGGCGCTACGCCCTGACGCCGCGCGTGCTCGACCTCGGCACGGCGTACGTCGGGTCGCAGGGGCTGTGGGAGGTGGCCCGCCCGCACCTGGTCGCGCTGTCCGAGCGGACCGGCGAGTCGTGCTCGATGGCTCAGCTCGACGGCTCGGACATCGTCTACGTCGCGCGCGCCGCCGTGCCCAAGATCGTGGGGCTGTCGGTGCAGATCGGCACCCGCTTCCCCGCCCTGCAGACCTCGCTGGGCAAGGTGCTGCTGGCCGAGCTGCCCCGCGCCGAGCTCGACGCGGTGCTGGCCGAGCCCACCCGGTCCGGGCTCACCACCCTGTGGCACCCGACCGAGGCGGAGCGCGACGCCGAGCTGCGCGAGGTGCACGCGCGCGGTTGGGCGCTGACCGACCAGCAGCTGGCCCTGGGGATCCGCTCGGTGGCCGCGCCGGTGCGCGACGGCGAGCGCGTGGTCGCCGCGGTGAACGTCAACACCCACGCCGCCGAGACCAGCCTCGAGGTGCTGGTCGAGCAGCACCTGCCGCTGCTGCTGCGCACCGCCGGCGACATCGGCGCGGACCTGGCGCGCTTGCGCTCCCTGCCCCAGGTGGTGTCATGA
- a CDS encoding CaiB/BaiF CoA transferase family protein, with product MPGPLDGVLVADFSRVLAGPYATMLLADMGAEVVKVEGPPTGDETRSWTPPEREGVSTYYLGVNRGKRSVVLDLRDPDDVALARELARRADVLIENFRPGGMAKFGLDYASVREHNPAVVYASISGFGSTDGKDMPGYDLLVQAMSGLMDLTGAPDRPGYRAGISVFDVMAGNHAVIGILAALRSRDAGGEGQHVEVNLLSSALTGLVNHSSAWVAGGVVPHRMGNAHPSVFPYEPFPTADADLIVIAANDRQFQRLCAALGAPELAQDERFLHNGDRTANRDALRPLLEERLAERGAQEWFELLTEAGVPCGPINSIDGGFAAAERFGLDPVVTVGEGDRALPTTRHPIRFSGTPVDYALPPPELDEHGTELRKWLTSD from the coding sequence ATGCCCGGTCCGCTCGACGGCGTGCTCGTCGCGGACTTCTCCCGCGTCCTCGCCGGCCCCTACGCCACGATGCTGCTGGCCGACATGGGCGCCGAGGTGGTCAAGGTCGAGGGGCCGCCGACCGGCGACGAGACCCGCTCGTGGACGCCGCCGGAGCGTGAGGGCGTCTCGACCTACTACCTGGGCGTCAACCGCGGCAAGCGCTCGGTCGTCCTCGACCTCCGCGACCCGGACGACGTCGCGCTGGCCCGGGAGCTGGCCCGCCGCGCCGACGTGCTCATCGAGAACTTCCGGCCCGGCGGCATGGCCAAGTTCGGCCTCGACTACGCCTCGGTGCGCGAGCACAACCCGGCGGTGGTCTACGCCTCCATCAGCGGCTTCGGGTCCACCGACGGCAAGGACATGCCGGGCTACGACCTCCTGGTCCAGGCCATGTCCGGGCTGATGGACCTGACCGGCGCCCCGGACCGACCCGGCTACCGGGCGGGCATCTCGGTCTTCGACGTGATGGCCGGCAACCACGCGGTGATCGGCATCCTGGCCGCGCTGCGCTCCCGGGACGCGGGCGGCGAGGGCCAGCACGTCGAGGTCAACCTGCTGTCCTCGGCCCTCACCGGTCTGGTCAACCACAGCTCGGCCTGGGTCGCCGGCGGCGTGGTCCCGCACCGGATGGGCAACGCCCACCCGAGCGTCTTCCCCTACGAGCCGTTCCCGACCGCCGACGCCGACCTGATCGTCATCGCGGCCAACGACCGCCAGTTCCAGCGGCTCTGTGCCGCGCTCGGTGCGCCGGAGCTGGCCCAGGACGAGCGGTTCCTCCACAACGGCGACCGGACCGCGAACCGCGACGCGCTGCGTCCGCTGCTCGAGGAGCGGCTGGCCGAGCGCGGGGCGCAGGAGTGGTTCGAGCTGCTGACCGAGGCCGGCGTCCCGTGCGGTCCGATCAACTCCATCGACGGGGGCTTCGCCGCGGCCGAGCGGTTCGGCCTCGACCCGGTCGTCACCGTCGGCGAGGGGGACCGGGCCCTGCCCACCACCCGCCACCCGATCCGCTTCTCCGGCACCCCGGTCGACTACGCGCTGCCACCGCCGGAGCTGGACGAGCACGGCACGGAGCTGAGGAAGTGGCTCACGAGTGACTGA
- a CDS encoding citryl-CoA lyase translates to MTEQPTYETALGASSRETITLLGQDLARDVMGHVGFGELSFWLATQRRPTPGETRVFEAVLAALADHGFTPTAIVTRLTWLSAPDSVQGALAAGLLGGGSRFLGVTEDAGQFLHAVLDGLDALPDDEAGWDAVALDVVRRQREAGRFVPGLGHHVHKDGDPRTPRLFEIAREEGQFGPHLALFEAIGRVHPEVLGKTLPLNGAGVCGAALADLGLPLELLRGFALLARTAGLVGQLAEELRHPVANDVFLSVDLHNRPVDPDPLPRQR, encoded by the coding sequence GTGACTGAGCAACCGACCTACGAGACCGCCCTCGGCGCGTCGTCGCGCGAGACGATCACGCTGCTCGGCCAGGACCTGGCCCGCGACGTGATGGGCCACGTCGGCTTCGGCGAGCTGTCCTTCTGGCTGGCCACCCAGCGCCGCCCGACCCCCGGCGAGACCCGCGTGTTCGAGGCCGTGCTCGCGGCCCTGGCCGACCACGGCTTCACCCCGACCGCGATCGTCACCCGGCTGACCTGGCTCTCCGCGCCCGACTCCGTGCAGGGCGCGCTGGCCGCCGGACTGCTCGGCGGCGGCTCCCGGTTCCTGGGCGTGACCGAGGACGCGGGCCAGTTCCTGCACGCGGTGCTGGACGGGCTCGACGCGCTGCCCGACGACGAGGCGGGCTGGGACGCGGTCGCCCTGGACGTCGTACGCCGCCAGCGCGAGGCCGGCCGCTTCGTGCCGGGCCTCGGCCACCACGTGCACAAGGACGGCGACCCGCGCACGCCGCGGCTGTTCGAGATCGCCCGCGAGGAGGGCCAGTTCGGCCCGCACCTCGCGCTCTTCGAGGCCATCGGCCGGGTGCACCCCGAGGTGCTGGGCAAGACGCTGCCGCTCAACGGCGCCGGCGTGTGCGGCGCGGCCCTGGCCGACCTCGGGCTGCCGCTGGAGCTGCTGCGCGGCTTCGCCCTCCTGGCCCGCACCGCCGGCCTGGTCGGCCAGCTCGCCGAGGAGCTGCGGCACCCGGTGGCCAACGACGTCTTCCTCTCCGTGGACCTCCACAACCGGCCGGTCGACCCCGACCCGCTCCCCCGTCAGCGCTGA
- a CDS encoding dioxygenase family protein, whose protein sequence is MQLVTEQNITELAKQRWATAHDERIRELLTGLVQHLHDFAREVRLTEAEWMAAVQWLTRTGQISDEKREEFILASDVLGLSMLVVQMNHRFDPAATPATVLGPFHIDGSPERGYAEDMSEGLPGVPLFVSGTVRALDGTPIGGAVLDVWQADEEGAYEAQLPVEEARLRAKYATREDGTYCLRTIAPKGYSIPMDGPVGDLIRRTEISHFRPAHVHFLLNVPGHRPLITHLFEDGAEYLDSDVVFGTKQELVVRYEHHEPGPAPDGTTLTEPWVSATYDFVLQPA, encoded by the coding sequence ATGCAGCTGGTCACCGAGCAGAACATCACCGAGCTCGCCAAGCAGCGGTGGGCCACCGCGCACGACGAGCGCATCCGCGAGCTGCTCACCGGGCTGGTGCAGCACCTGCACGACTTCGCGCGCGAGGTCCGGCTCACCGAGGCCGAGTGGATGGCCGCCGTCCAGTGGCTGACCCGGACCGGGCAGATCAGCGACGAGAAGCGCGAGGAGTTCATCCTCGCCTCCGACGTGCTCGGCCTGTCCATGCTCGTGGTGCAGATGAACCACCGCTTCGACCCGGCCGCGACGCCGGCCACGGTGCTCGGCCCGTTCCACATCGACGGGTCGCCCGAGCGGGGGTACGCCGAGGACATGTCGGAGGGGCTCCCCGGCGTACCCCTGTTCGTCAGCGGCACGGTCCGCGCCCTGGACGGCACCCCGATCGGTGGTGCGGTCCTCGACGTCTGGCAGGCCGACGAGGAGGGCGCGTACGAGGCGCAGCTGCCGGTCGAGGAGGCGCGGCTGCGGGCGAAGTACGCGACCCGCGAGGACGGCACGTACTGCCTGCGCACCATCGCGCCCAAGGGCTACTCGATCCCCATGGACGGCCCGGTCGGCGACCTGATCCGGCGCACCGAGATCAGCCACTTCCGCCCCGCCCACGTGCACTTCCTGCTCAACGTGCCCGGCCACCGACCGCTCATCACCCACCTGTTCGAGGACGGCGCGGAGTACCTCGACAGCGACGTGGTCTTCGGGACCAAGCAGGAGCTCGTGGTGCGCTACGAGCACCACGAGCCGGGTCCGGCCCCCGACGGGACGACCCTCACCGAGCCGTGGGTGTCGGCCACCTACGACTTCGTGCTGCAACCGGCCTGA
- a CDS encoding quinone oxidoreductase family protein, translated as MRAVEVHTPGEPPRVVERAEPDGATVALLAAPITPLDLLCASGASYFGVPRTPYVPGVQGVGTLDGQPVWFPTSAGMAPGDGSMAERVAVPAGAAVPLPAGADPTEVAALGLSAVAALMALTWRGELAEGETVLVLGGGGVVGQAAVQLARRYGAARVVAAARSHEGQQRALAAGADAVVELGGEDLEELAGRLGRALDGPADLVLDPLYGVPAAAAARCLRSGGRLVNLGGSAAEHAPIDSSTLRSRSLRLLGYTNNELTLEQRAQAVATVAGHAAAGELAVAHEVVPLAGAPEAWRRQAAGLTSGRLVLVP; from the coding sequence ATGCGGGCCGTCGAGGTCCACACCCCCGGCGAGCCGCCGCGCGTCGTCGAGCGGGCGGAGCCCGACGGGGCCACGGTCGCCCTGCTGGCCGCGCCGATCACGCCGCTGGACCTCCTCTGCGCCAGCGGGGCGTCGTACTTCGGGGTCCCGCGGACGCCGTACGTCCCGGGCGTGCAGGGTGTCGGCACCCTCGACGGACAGCCGGTGTGGTTCCCGACCAGCGCCGGCATGGCGCCGGGTGACGGGTCGATGGCCGAGCGGGTCGCGGTGCCCGCGGGGGCTGCGGTGCCGCTGCCCGCCGGGGCGGACCCGACCGAGGTGGCCGCGCTCGGGCTGTCCGCGGTCGCCGCCCTGATGGCGCTGACCTGGCGCGGCGAGCTGGCCGAGGGCGAGACCGTGCTGGTGCTCGGCGGCGGCGGGGTCGTCGGCCAGGCCGCGGTCCAGCTGGCCCGGCGCTACGGCGCGGCGCGGGTCGTCGCGGCGGCCCGGTCCCACGAGGGCCAGCAGCGAGCGCTGGCCGCCGGGGCCGACGCGGTGGTCGAGCTCGGCGGCGAGGACCTGGAGGAGCTGGCCGGGCGGCTGGGCCGCGCCCTGGACGGACCGGCCGACCTGGTGCTCGACCCGCTGTACGGCGTACCCGCTGCGGCCGCCGCGCGCTGCCTGCGATCCGGCGGGCGGCTGGTCAACCTGGGCGGCTCGGCCGCCGAGCACGCGCCCATCGACTCCTCGACCCTGCGGAGCCGGTCGCTGCGGCTGCTCGGCTACACCAACAACGAGCTGACGCTCGAACAGCGCGCGCAGGCGGTGGCCACCGTGGCGGGGCACGCCGCGGCCGGCGAGCTGGCCGTGGCGCACGAGGTCGTACCGCTCGCGGGCGCACCCGAGGCCTGGCGGCGCCAGGCCGCCGGGCTGACCAGCGGGCGCCTGGTCCTGGTGCCCTAG
- a CDS encoding histidine phosphatase family protein translates to MGVVMLVRHGQASFGTDDYDVLSGLGVRQSRRVAEILAGYGIVPTSMIHGGMRRQRETAEAMVTAAASWELPLEVDERWAELDHLGIMHRYPTITEEQRDLLNSGGMDLRAFHELYTAATARWASGAYDSDYNESFSAFVARVRDGIGYAARAAGERRTALVVTSGGPIAAACAMLTMVGADTAQLASAWTRFNAVVVNGSVTRIVVGSTGARLLTFNEHAALDRELVTYR, encoded by the coding sequence ATGGGAGTCGTGATGCTCGTGCGGCACGGGCAGGCCTCGTTCGGGACCGACGACTACGACGTGCTCTCGGGGCTCGGCGTGCGGCAGAGCCGTCGGGTCGCGGAGATCCTCGCGGGGTACGGCATCGTGCCCACCTCGATGATCCACGGCGGGATGCGCCGCCAGCGCGAGACCGCCGAGGCGATGGTCACCGCCGCCGCCTCGTGGGAGCTGCCCCTGGAGGTCGACGAGCGCTGGGCCGAGCTCGACCACCTCGGGATCATGCACCGCTACCCGACCATCACCGAGGAGCAGCGCGACCTGCTCAACTCCGGTGGCATGGACCTGCGCGCCTTCCACGAGCTCTACACCGCGGCCACCGCGCGCTGGGCCTCGGGCGCCTACGACTCCGACTACAACGAGTCCTTCAGCGCCTTCGTCGCCCGGGTCCGCGACGGCATCGGCTACGCGGCCCGCGCCGCGGGCGAGCGGCGCACCGCGCTCGTCGTCACCTCCGGCGGCCCGATCGCCGCGGCCTGCGCGATGCTGACCATGGTCGGAGCCGACACGGCCCAGCTGGCCTCGGCCTGGACCCGCTTCAACGCGGTCGTCGTCAACGGCTCGGTCACCCGCATCGTCGTCGGCTCGACCGGCGCCCGGCTGCTGACCTTCAACGAGCACGCGGCCCTCGACCGCGAGCTCGTGACCTACCGCTAG